In Rhinolophus ferrumequinum isolate MPI-CBG mRhiFer1 chromosome 25, mRhiFer1_v1.p, whole genome shotgun sequence, the following proteins share a genomic window:
- the LOC117017512 gene encoding LOW QUALITY PROTEIN: D-3-phosphoglycerate dehydrogenase-like (The sequence of the model RefSeq protein was modified relative to this genomic sequence to represent the inferred CDS: deleted 1 base in 1 codon) has translation MAFANLRKVLISDSLDPCCRKILQDGGLQVVEKQNLSKEELIAELQDCQGLIVRSATKVTADVINAAEKLQVVGRAGTGVDNVDLEAATRKGVLVMNTPNGNSLSAAELTCGMIICLARQIPQATASMKGGKWERKKFMGTELSGKTLGILGLGRIGREVATRMQSFGMKTVRYDPIISTEVSASFGVQQLPLEELWPLCDFITVHTPLLPSRTGLLNDSTFAQCKKGVRVVNCARGRIVDEGALLCALQSGQCAGAALDVFTEEPPHDRALVDHENVISCPHLGASTREAQSRCGEEIAVQFVDMVKGKSLVRVVNAQALTSAFSPQTKPWIGLADALGTLMRAWAGSPKGTIQVVTQGTSLKNAGSCLSPAVSVGLLKDASNQADVNLVNAKLLMKEAGLNVTTSHRLAVPGEQACGDGLLTVALAGAPYQAVGLVQGTTPVLQALNGAVFRPEVPLRRGLPLLLFRAQPSDPEMLPTMIGLLAEAGVQLLSYQTSVVSDGQTWHVMSISSMLPNLEAWKNHVTEAFQFHF, from the exons ATGGCCTTTGCAAATCTACGGAAAGTGCTCATCAGCGATAGCCTGGACCCTTGCTGCCGGAAGATCCTGCAAGATGGAGGGCTGCAGGTGGTAGAGAAGCAGAACCTGAGCAAAGAGGAGCTGATAGCCGAGCTGCAGGACTGCCAAGGCCTTATCGTCCGCTCGGCCACCAAGGTGACTGCTGATGTCATCAACGCGGCAGAGAAGCTCCAggtggtgggcagggctggcacaGGTGTGGACAACGTGGACCTGGAGGCCGCCACGAGGAAGGGCGTGCTGGTCATGAACACCCCCAATGGGAACAGCCTCAGTGCTGCGGAGCTCACCTGTGGGATGATCATTTGTCTGGCCAGGCAGATTCCCCAGGCAACGGCTTCGATGAAAGGGGGCAAATGGGAGCGGAAGAAGTTCATGGGAACAGAGCTGAGTGGAAAGACCCTGGGAATTCTTGGCCTGGGCAGAATTGGGAGAGAGGTGGCCACCCGGATGCAGTCCTTTGGGATGAAGACTGTAAGGTATGATCCCATCATTTCAACGGAGGTCTCGGCCTCCTTCGGTGTTCAA CAGCTGCCCCTGGAGGAGCTCTGGCCTCTGTGTGATTTCATCACGGTGCAcactcctctcctgccctccaggaCAGGCTTGCTGAACGATAGCACCTTCGCTCAGTGCAAGAAGGGGGTGCGCGTGGTAAACTGTGCCCGGGGAAGGATTGTGGACGAAGGCGCCCTGCTCTGCGCCCTGCAGTCTGGTCAGTGCGCTGGGGCCGCGTTGGACGTGTTCACAGAAGAGCCACCACACGACCGAGCTCTGGTGGACCACGAGAACGTCATCAGCTGCCCCCACCTGGGTGCCAGCACCAGGGAGGCCCAGAGCCGCTGTGGGGAGGAAATCGCGGTCCAGTTCGTGGACATGGTGAAGGGGAAATCGCTAGTGAGGGTTGTAAACGCCCAGGCCCTTACCAGTGCCTTCTCTCCACAAACCAAGCCTTGGATTGGTCTGGCAGATGCTCTGGGGACACTGATGCGAGCCTGGGCTGGGTCCCCCAAAGGGACCATCCAGGTGGTAACACAGGGAACATCCCTGAAGAATGCTGGGAGCTGCCTGAGCCCTGCGGTCAGTGTCGGCCTCCTGAAAGACGCTTCCAATCAGGCAGACGTGAACTTGGTGAACGCCAAGCTGCTGATGAAAGAAGCTGGCCTCAATGTAACCACCTCCCACCGCCTTGCTGTGCCAGGGGAGCAGGCCTGCGGGGACGGCCTCCTGACCGTGGCCCTGGCAGGTGCCCCCTACCAGGCTGTGGGCTTGGTCCAGGGCACCACCCCTGTGCTGCAAGCACTCAATGGAGCAGTCTTCAGACCGGAAGTGCCTCTCCGCAGAGGGCTGCCCCTGCTCCTGTTCCGGGCTCAGCCCTCTGACCCTGAAATGCTGCCTACCATGATTGGGCTCCTGGCAGAGGCAGGCGTGCAGCTGCTGTCCTACCAGACCTCGGTGGTGTCCGACGGGCAGACCTGGCATGTCATGAGCATCTCCTCCATGCTGCCCAACCTGGAGGCCTGGAAAAATCACGTGACCGAAGCCTTCCAGTTCCACTTCTAA